A window of Pararhodobacter sp. genomic DNA:
CGCGTCTGGCACAAGGACGCGACCTTGCCGGAGGGGACCGACATTGTCGGCATTCCGGGCGGGTTCTCGTTTGGCGATTACCTGCGCTGTGGGGCGATCGCCGCGCAGTCGCCGATCGCCAAGGCAATCGTCACCCACGCCGAGCGGGGCGGCTATGTGTTGGGTATCTGCAACGGCTTTCAGGTCCTGGTGGAAACCGGGCTGTTGCCCGGCGCCTTGATGCGCAATGCGGGGCTGAAATTCATCTGCAAACCCACCCGTCTGACGGTCGCCACCAGCGATAGCGCTTTCACCGGCGGTTACCGCCCGGGCCAGGACCTTTCGGTGCCCATCGCGCATCACGACGGCAATTATCAGGCCGATGACGAGACTT
This region includes:
- the purQ gene encoding phosphoribosylformylglycinamidine synthase subunit PurQ; the protein is MKAAVITFPGSNCDRDLAVAFEDAGAQVARVWHKDATLPEGTDIVGIPGGFSFGDYLRCGAIAAQSPIAKAIVTHAERGGYVLGICNGFQVLVETGLLPGALMRNAGLKFICKPTRLTVATSDSAFTGGYRPGQDLSVPIAHHDGNYQADDETLGLLQGEDRVAFRYLDNPNGSRGDIAGILSHNRRVLGMMPHPERAISPEHGGTDGRALFSGLMGALALT